A genomic stretch from Oreochromis niloticus isolate F11D_XX linkage group LG11, O_niloticus_UMD_NMBU, whole genome shotgun sequence includes:
- the tmem116 gene encoding transmembrane protein 116, whose amino-acid sequence MSSDEMILTNHTAENTTGAEDWTQVYVIVSWIQLVMAVLSILGSGSIICCLMLRGLSRKPELQPLMLLSIADLLLAVCWLIGSILFFKDCTSRSTDCYYLHIVEQVFYMASFFYTLNYVWNLYKGIKEKYYSCMDGYSVQVSNRVSTAGKVVALVSCLLPVLLMLPVIIEGNISHCQANLTEPYRCLMMHTGALFLMSDEQPMSQSCLYLHTYHITVFLITVLVTLLSITVLVVKARCIYRRIVTSNGYLGSEQRASFSVMDRRMVLYPLVFVFCWGPAVILAFLRVADPAACQGKAGVVLYILQALTSASQGFFNCLVYGWIRVYLRRARRTVSSRDVDTQTPLLRAQKRRGYQTLRTLA is encoded by the exons ATGTCTTCAGACGAGATGATTCTGACCAATCACACAGCAGAAAACACCACCGGAGCCGAGGACTGGACGCAG GTGTACGTTATCGTCAGTTGGATCCAGCTCGTCATGGCCGTGCTCAG catTCTGGGTTCAGGCTCCATCATCTGCTGCCTGATGTTACGGGGACTCAGCCGGAAGCCCGAG ctGCAGCCTCTGATGCTGCTCAGCATCGCAGACCTGCTGCTTGCCGTCTGCTGGCTGATCGGCTCCATCCTGTTCTTCAAAGACTGCACGAGCCGGAGCACAGACTGCTACTACCTGCACATCGTGGAACAG GTTTTCTACATGGCCTCCTTCTTCTACACCCTCAACTACGTTTGGAACCTCTACAAAGGAATCAAAGAGAAGTACTACAGCTGCATGGATGGATACTCTGTACAG GTTTCCAACCGAGTGAGCACAGCGGGTAAAGTCGTTGCTCTGGTTTCATG TCTGCTTCCTGTGCTGCTGATGCTGCCGGTAATCATAGAGGGGAACATCAGCCACTGCCAGGCCAACCTTACCGAACCCTACAG GTGCCTGATGATGCACACCGGAGCGCTGTTCCTGATGTCAGACGAGCAGCCGATGAGCCAAAGCTGCCTGTACCTGCACACCTACCACATCACCGTCTTCCTCATCACCGTGCTCGTCACCCTCCTGAGCATCACG GTGCTCGTGGTCAAAGCGCGCTGTATTTACAGGCGCATCGTGACCTCTAATGGTTACCTGGGCAGCGAGCAGCGGGCCTCGTTCAGCGTGATGGACCGGAGGATGGTCCTGTACCCGCTGGTCTTCGTCTTCTGCTGGGGTCCAG CGGTGATTCTGGCGTTTCTGCGAGTGGCGGATCCTGCGGCGTGCCAGGGCAAAGCCGGGGTGGTCCTCTACATCCTGCAG GCGTTAACCTCGGCCTCTCAGGGCTTCTTTAACTGTCTGGTCTACGGATGGATTCGCGTGTACCTGCGCCGAGCCCGCAGGACGGTTTCGTCTCGAGACGTGGACACTCAGACGCCTCTGCTGCGAGCGCAGAAGAGGAGAGGCTACCAGACCCTGCGAACGCTCGCCTGA
- the LOC112848118 gene encoding uncharacterized protein LOC112848118: protein MGGAREISDRIFSHARPGDLIQLELIGPQLQNNVSVILRDNRDLSEFENLFLRAVQSNWSVMCEGSLELVAQIVRPPAGSGKRMLKHILDNEIVRKKRRFLYIVHNPANKLCFAISLAHLLYPYFNDQQAEVFGREIQQKAGLNDQTPVGFNQIITFERLLGCKIIVFYRNEHDRSLCKFETSTPNTERPLCLFLFDNHYYAIKNLKGFIGTHYLCNHCYMGYNHVLAHFCPARCSVCMQPRCSELSLSPIQCRDCNRTCRSSYCFESHKKLLQRRERLASNCQLYKKCVKCSRLYYLAANEKPHKCQNRKCPICHQEISTDQQTHQCYMQVLERETKHNNKLIFYDFETFVNETGEHTPFLVCTKTLDGKSWNCVGEDCAEKFLAHFRRPLFKGCIFIAHNAKGFDGYLILSRMAKQGLKPHLIMQGSKLISFTDPDFNQRYMDSSCFLPMPLSGIPKAMGFSDSVKGFFPHPFSSRETLKYVGPYPPPSAYSIERMTTKGRDDFYKWYDSVSSGTFNFMKEALSYCENDVEILAEGCKLFRNGFIEETGVDPFSRNTLASACLKTFLTNFMPANSLAIPCPLNYRNQVKSFSSASIQWLEYLSYTQGVFIRHALNQGEKKLGSYYLDGYALINDKPYVWEFLGCYFHGCVKCFSNQADINPLLDLTFAELNSRTEEKLAKLRTEHNMCLVTIWEHEWTELKRTDVSVINFLKHYEPPEPLNHRHALFGGRTSPAQLHCSAGPGERIGYVDVTSLYPFVNSTCSYPLGHPQIIFRNFQHPKNYFGFIKAVVYPPRALYFPVLPFKTKSGKLLFTLCRTCAEMNNQQGACNHSNEERALKGVWTTVEFNLALEKGYQISRITEVWHFEKQSNTIFTDYVHHFLRKKQEASGYPSDVVTEEDKQLYIKDYQAKQGITLDPENIKLNPAKRQMAKLCLNSFWGKFGQRNNLTQSKLVSDPEEFFNLMFSPKYKVTYFSFVSDDVALIQWCYGDLCTPLPNSTDNIFIAAFTTSYGRMKLYSYLDQLQERAIYYDTDSVVYLTKQNQSQLELGRYLGDLTNELEQDDFITEFVAAGPKSYGYMTKKGKVVLKAKGITQTHDVCERVNFESVKNLVDNYIDNSEGGPTLEAPQHTILRNKAGFALKNSSFPKKFRVVYDKRRLLPGGLTLPFGY, encoded by the exons ATGGGCGGGGCCCGTGAAATTTCAGACAGGATTTTCTCCCATGCACGTCCAGGTGATCTTATACAATTAGAGTTGATAGGACCTCAGTTGCAGAATaatgtttcagtcattttaagGGACAATCGTGATTTGAGTGAATTTGAAAATTTATTTCTCAGGGCGGTACAGTCAAACTGGTCAGTAATGTGCGAGGGCTCGCTCGAGCTTGTAGCTCAGATCGTTAGACCCCCAGCCGGTAGTG GTAAGAGGATGCTTAAACACATCCTTGACAATGAAATTGTCAGAAAGAAAAGGCGCTTTTTATATATTGTTCATAACCCCGCAAATAAGTTATGTTTTGCTATAAGTCTTGCCCACCTTCTGTACCCCTATTTTAACGATCAACAAGCAGAGGTTTTCGGTAGAGAAATTCAGCAAAAAGCTGGTTTAAATGATCAAACGCCTGTTGGTTTTAATCAAATAATTACATTTGAAAGGTTACTCGGATgtaaaattatagtattttacCGTAACGAACACGATCGCAGCCTTTGTAAATTTGAAACTAGTACACCAAATACAGAAAGAcccctttgtttatttttatttgataatCATTACTACGCTATCAAAAATCTAAAAGGATTTATAGGAACACACTATCTCTGTAATCATTGTTACATGGGGTACAACCACGTGTTAGCCCACTTTTGTCCTGCTCGCTGTTCAGTCTGCATGCAGCCTCGGTGCAGCgaactctccctctctcctatTCAGTGTCGCGATTGTAATCGCACCTGTCGTTCTTCCTATTGTTTCGAGAGCCATAAAAAACTCCTGCAGAGGCGTGAAAGACTCGCCAGCAACTGTCAGCTCTATAAAAAATGTGTCAAGTGTTCCAGACTTTATTATTTAGCAGCAAACGAAAAACCTCACAAATGTCAAAACAGGAAATGCCCAATCTGTCACCAGGAAATCTCCACTGATCAGCAAACGCATCAGTGCTACATGCAGGTTTTAGAACGCgagacaaaacacaacaacaagttGATTTTTTACGATTTTGAAACGTTTGTAAATGAAACCGGTGAGCACACTCCTTTTCTGGTTTGTACGAAAACTTTAGACGGTAAATCCTGGAACTGTGTTGGGGAGGACTGTGCAGAAAAGTTTCTCGCTCATTTTAGACGTCCACTCTTTAAGGGCTGTATTTTTATCGCCCATAATGCAAAAGGTTTTGACGGGTACCTTATTTTATCCCGAATGGCTAAACAAGGCTTAAAACCACATTTAATTATGCAAGGGTCCAAACTCATCAGCTTTACAGACCCAGACTTTAATCAAAGATACATGGACTCCAGCTGCTTTCTCCCTATGCCCCTGTCAGGTATCCCAAAAGCAATGGGATTTTCAGACAGCGTAAAGGGTTTCTTTCCTCACCCTTTCAGTTCCAGAGAAACTCTAAAATATGTAGGCCCCTACCCTCCACCCTCAGCTTACAGCATAGAGAGAATGACAACAAAAGGCAGGGATGATTTTTACAAATGGTATGATTCAGTCAGCTCTGGTACCTTCAATTTCATGAAAGAGGCCCTGTCATACTGCGAAAACGATGTTGAAATTCTAGCTGAGGGCTGCAAATTGTTTAGAAACGGGTTTATTGAGGAAACAGGAGTAGATCCTTTCAGCCGCAACACGCTTGCAAGTGCCTGCCTGAAAACTTTTTTAACAAACTTCATGCCAGCCAATTCTTTAGCAATACCATGTCCCTTAAATTACCGTAATCAGGTCAAATCATTTTCCTCTGCCTCAATTCAATGGCTAGAATATCTCTCGTACACGCAAGGTGTTTTTATCAGACATGCGCTAaatcaaggagaaaaaaagctggGTAGTTATTATTTAGATGGATATGCCCTAATTAATGATAAACCATATGTCTGGGAATTTCTGGGTTGTTACTTTCATGGGTGTGTTAAGTGTTTTTCAAATCAGGCCGACATTAATCCCTTGTTAGACCTAACTTTTGCAGAGCTAAACAGCCGCACTGAAGAAAAACTGGCTAAATTGAGAACTGAACATAACATGTGTCTTGTTACAATCTGGGAGCACGAGTGGACCGAGTTGAAACGTACTGATGTGAGTGTAATCAACTTCCTCAAACATTACGAACCGCCAGAACCTTTGAACCACCGCCATGCCCTCTTTGGAGGGCGTACAAGCCCTGCACAGCTGCACTGCAGTGCAGGCCCTGGGGAGAGAATCGGTTATGTGGATGTTACCTCGCTGTATCCGTTTGTAAATAGCACCTGTAGTTACCCCTTAGGACATCCTCAAATAATCTTTCGAAATTTTCAGCACCCTAAAAACTACTTTGGGTTTATCAAAGCGGTTGTATACCCACCCAGAGCACTCTATTTTCCAGTTTTACCTTTTAAAACTAAGTCAGGAAAGCTTCTCTTTACCCTCTGCCGCACCTGTGCTGAAATGAACAACCAACAGGGGGCGTGTAACCATAGCAACGAGGAGAGAGCCCTGAAAGGGGTTTGGACCACTGTAGAATTTAATCTTGCATTAGAAAAGGGCTATCAAATAAGTAGAATCACCGAGGTGTGGCACTTTGAGAAACAGAGTAACACAATATTCACAGACTATGTACATCATTTCCTGCGCAAAAAACAAGAAGCTTCAGGCTATCCATCAGATGTTGTAACTGAGGAGGATAAACAGCTTTACATTAAAGACTACCAGGCTAAGCAAGGCATCACTTTAGACCCTGAAAACATAAAACTAAACCCAGCTAAAAGACAaatggccaaactgtgtttaaactcTTTTTGGGGAAAATTTGGTCAGAGAAATAATCTCACACAGAGCAAACTGGTGAGTGACCCCGAGGAATTCTTTAATCTGATGTTTTCTCCAAAATACAAAGTGACCTATTTCTCTTTCGTCAGTGACGATGTAGCGCTTATTCAATGGTGTTATGGCGATCTATGTACCCCATTGCCAAACTCCACAGATAACATCTTCATTGCGGCCTTCACTACTTCATATGGGCGTATGAAACTCTACAGTTATTTGGATCAGTTGCAGGAGAGAGCAATTTACTACGAtactgacagtgttgtttatctcACCAAACAAAATCAATCTCAACTAGAATTAGGTAGATATTTGGGTGACCTCACTAATGAACTAGAGCAGGATGATTTCATTACAGAGTTTGTTGCAGCTGGACCCAAAAGCTATGGCTATATGACCAAAAAAGGTAAAGTTGTCTTGAAAGCAAAAgggatcacacaaacacacgacGTCTGCGAAAGGGTCAACTTTGAATCTGTGAAAAACCTGGTTGACAATTACATTGATAACAGTGAAGGAGGGCCTACACTTGAGGCACCACAGCACACTATCCTTCGTAATAAAGCGGGATTTGCACTGAAAAATTCATCATTCCCCAAAAAATTCCGGGTTGTTTATGACAAGCGTAGATTGCTGCCAGGAGGTCTGACTTTGCCCTTTGGTTATTga